TCGAGATCGTCGCGAGAGCGTAAGCGATGTGCCTGATGTCAGACCAGACGGGCATCTGCTCAAATGCGCCAAGCAAGAACTCGACGGCATCGACCTGAGATTGAAGTAGTCCGCCGTGTCCCGTGTCGCGGATGTAATCGCGGAAGCCGTCAAAGAATATGTCGCGGTCAAGTTTCACAATGCTATTTTACACAAATGGTTTTGGCATTGTTCAGCACCAGTTTTACCAGCTGATAATGTATATCGCGCCCGCGCCGCCCGCGCCGCCCGCTCCGCCAAGACCGGGGTTCGTTCCCGCACCGCCGCCTCCGCCGCCGCCTCCGTGACTGCCACCCGCACCACCCGCACCGCCAGTTCCCGACGCCGCCCAAGTCGAACCGCCGCCTCCTCCGCCGCCTCCGCCGATCGCGGAATTGCCGGGACTGCCGCCAGTTCCCGCCGTTGGCACACCGCCCGACGTTCCGACCGCCGCGCCGCCGCCTGCCGTATAGGTGTTCGACAATCCCCCTGCCGTTCCCGCAACGAGAGTAGGTGAGGTCGCGGTCTTGTGACCACCAGTCCCGCCGCCGCCACCACCGCGCAAGGACGATCCGCCGACGCACGATGTCGGAGTCGCGGTCGAACCGCCCCCGCCACCGCCGCCGTATTCTCCGTTATGTGTCGTAATTACCGTAACAGGGCCGGGAGTTCCAGAACCGCCCGTATACGCGATGCCACCCGCCGGAGCACCTGCCGCGCCTGCCGCAGTTCCCGATGCGGTCGCACCCGCCGAAGCAGTTCCGCCGCCTCCGCCTCCGCCCGTCGCCGCGCCGGAGATCGCACCGCCTCTACCGCCACCGCCACCTCCGGCAAGCAACCGAACGGTCGTGCCGAAAGTGGTGTTTGTTCCCGCGACTCCGTCATTGCCTGCCGCTCCCGCCGCTCCCGACGTTCCGCCTGTTCCGCCCTGACCGACCGTGTAACTCTCAACCGACAAAAGATCGCTCGCGGCGAACGTGCGCTCATTGTACGCACCACCGCCGCCTCCACCGCCGCCCTTGACAATCGTTGCGGTCGCCAGATTGCCGCCGCCCGCGCCACCGCCTCCCGCTCCCCACATTACGACCCGAACGGTTTTCGGCGTGAAGGAAGTCGGCTTGTTCCAATTGTAAGTTCCCTGCGTCGTCTGGCTCTGGATATCGACCGGGCCGCCCGTGGCGATCTGCATCACGCCGCCGCTTGACATCCGTTGCCACCCGCCGCCTTCCACGAACTGCAATGCCTCTCCCGCGAGAAGTGTTCCTTTCCACAGAATACGTTCCGTTCCGTTCGCGTCGAACTTGACCGTGACGGTCGCTGAAACCGTGTCGTTGTTGTAAACGCTCACCAGATCGACCACCCGTTGAGTCGAGCCGAGCGGTGCGGGCACGATGCTGACATCGGTCGTATTGTTCGTTGCGGTAACAGTGCGTCCCGGCGCGTAGGTCGTGGTCGTGACATCGCGCCAGACCGCGAAGCAGTCGAGCTGATTCGTCGTGACGTTGCCGCCAAGAACCACTTGCAGATTGTCGGTTGTTTCCGAAAGTACGATCATATTTTTAACATCCCAAAGTTCTCGCCATAACTTGCGGTTGAGTCAGTCCGCCTACTCCGGCATCAAGAGACATCACAGTCCCGCCGCCCGATACGGTGATGTCGCCGTAGTCGCCATCTGACAGACCCGTTCCGGCAGGCGGCGTGAATGCCTCAAACGCCGTATCTAAGGCATTGCGCCGGATCGCCTGTCCAGCCGCGACGGTGATGTTGCTTGGGATTGCTCCGCTTCGTTCGCTCATTTTACAAGTTCAGATCGTCAATGATCGTCGCCACCACATCCGCCAACTCGTCAATCGTTGTCGCGTTTGCATCAAACGTCCGATCCGCCGTGTCGTTCGTGACCGTGTACGCCGAAATCGGATTGAATGTAAACGTGGTCGTTTGCCCGTTTTCCTCGGCTTGTCCGTTTGTCACCGCTTTGATCGTGACCGTTTCCCCGACATCGGAATTATCGAGCGGAAACCATCTGACCGCTTCGGTGAATACGGTCGCGTATTCGTCCGCCGCGTGACTGCCGATCTCGGCGGTCGTGCCAAACGTGCCACGGGTCAGATTTGAGATTCTCCACTTCGACCGATACGGCGAATTTTCCTCAAGCGTCTGCGCCGTCGCCGTGCGGAACTGCAACCACTCGTCGCCGACGCGGATCAGATTCAAGGTCGGATAACGTACCAGATCGGCAAGCAAGACCGATTCCAGCGTGATCGCGTCAAAGAACCAGATATCAAGCACGTTCGTCGTGTCCTCATCCTCGCTCAGGTGATTGCCGAGCGTATCTTCGCAAATGCCCATCAACGCCGGGGAATCCGCGACATACTGCAAAATATAATTGTCCGTGTCATATTCACGATAAACCGCGATGTTCTCAGCCGCGCCGCGACCGCGACCGCAAACGGCGAGATAAACGCCGAGTTTTCCGCGATCCCTTGCGGTCAGCGGCGGCGAGATGATCGCAACCGGCACGGAGTTGCGCGGGAACTGAGTCGTGACGAGTTGCTGGCGACGAATGGGCGCAACCGATGTTACGTCATCTTGATAATAGGTCGGCGTAAATTCGGAAAGCGTGACGCCTTGAAAGCGAATTTTGCCCAAAGGCAACGTCATCTGCTTTTTCTCGATCCGCATTTTGACGTTCGTTCCGTTGATCGGCACGGTGATGACATCGCCGACCGAATAGATCGCCATTTCCGGCATCCCGAAAAACTCAATACTTTTATACTCCGAATGCGCCTTGAGAATAAGCCGCTCTGCCACGTTCCGCGCTTCGTCAGGACGCTCGACCAACGGGAACGTGTATTCGACAGACTCGGTAGCGTCAAGCGAACCGAACAACGCTGACGCGACACTCTCATTTTTGTATTCAAGATCGGGATTCATCACCGACACGCGGATTTCACGCGGCAACTGCGATTCTTCCTTGACCATTATTTCCGCGTCAAAGTTCGGCATCTCATTGCCGTCATCGTGCGCCCGAAGCAGATCAGCGTCAATCGTCGCGCTCGATGTCAGCGTATCGAGAACCGTCACGATCTTGCCGTCACGTTCGGCGATTCTGAAAAAGAAGTATCGCTCAAGTGCTTCGATCAGTTGCCGCCGCGATCCCGCCGTGTGTTCGATGCAACCCACGAACGTCAGTCCGTTCGTCGCCGTCAAGGTCAGATCGCCGGACACAAGGCCGACATCCGTGAACAGATCGGTCAGCACCGCGTTCACGTTCGCATTGGCAAGATCCACCTCAAAGGTAAAGTTTTCGACGCGCGCCTGTTTCAACACGCGGTTTTCAAACATCACCCAAGCAAGCCCGCGATGACCCGAAGCGCGAAGAATGCCTTCGCCCGCGCCGTATTTCGCGTTCAGCCAAGTTATCTCCGCCGCGTCTTGATCTTGCGTCTGAGTGCCTTTGTAATATCGCGTTGCTCCGACCGGGATTGTCAGCGCGACCTTGCCCGTGCCGTCATCCGAGATCGCGGCATTGTAGTATGCTGACGGATCGTTTACATCGAGCGGATAGACGATGTTCGCGTTGACGTTCCCGGTCACGTTGAAGGTCGGCGTTTTGAACGTGTTCGGGTTTTCGAGAATGTCGATAAACCAATACTTTTCGATCACTATCAGATCGAGATCGGGCGCGGCGGCGATTGCGTTCTTGAATACGAGCGAATCGACAAACCCCGGCACCTGATGTGTGATTGCCGTCCAACTGCCGTTCGTATCGAGAAAATCAAGCGTAAAGTCCGCCGTCGTGTCCGTGTCGATGGTCGCTTGCAGATCGGAATTGCATTTGTAAAAGAACTCGATCCGCGTATAGGCAAGCGCAATCTCGTTCGGATCGCTGATGTTCGGATACGGCGGATCGCCGATGGAACTGAAATCGAACGCGGCCTGACCGCCCGAACCCAGACCCGTAGCGTAGTTCCCGCCGGACGCATTGACATCGACCGCTGATGACGCACCGCCGCTCAATGTTGCCGCTTCAGCCTCAAACGATCCGCCGAGAATGTCGCCGTTACCAAGAATTAGATCGGCATCCGCCCAAGTCCGCAAGAAGTTTGAGACTTGACCGCGACATATCAGAACGCCGATTGAACTGGTGTAAGTATGCGTCCGAGTCGCCGGTGCTTGCGGAACGCCTTTGCCGCCGCCCGATGGCGTATTCTGGATCGTATGAACCACGCCGTCTGAAAAGATGATATTGCCGCCGACGCGCGCGCGACCCCAGACGCGGGGAATGAATGAACCATACTCCGAACCCGTGATCCGAATATCGTCCAGTTTGCCCTTGTCGGTCGGCGTTTGCTTGATGCGCGGTTGCAGAAGGAACTGCAACGCCATCGACGCGCCGCCGATAATCAGCGGAAGTGCGACTGCCATTCCCATTAGTCAAGCACCCCCCGAAGCCGGAACGCGGCAACAAACCACGAAGCGGGAAAATTAGTCTTATCCTCGACGCGAACGCCCGAAGCCGAAGCGTGGAGAACGCTTGCGCGACCATTGTAGTTTGCGGCAAAGCCAACGTGACGAGGTTTGATCCCGCCCATTCTCATAAGGTAAACATCGCCGTCGCGCACATCGCTCATTGCAATTTCGTCGGTTGTCGCGTTCAGCATCTGCCGGATCACTTCGGCGGACGGGACGCGCCGATACGCGGCAACGTCATCGACGTGCGGATACTCGACCCGCTTGCCGACCTCGACAAGCAGACCGACGCAATCAAGGCCGGTCGCCGGATCGCGCCCTTGATGCAAGAATCTCACGCCGACAAGATCGAGCGCGGACTGGATAATTTGTGATCTCGTAAATCCCATTTAGAATCCAGATGTGATGCGGTTCGCCGCTTCGATGCCGGGAACAAACGCTTCAGCGTCGAAGTTCACGGCGTTGTGATATGCGCGGCAATCCTCAAGGCGGCGTTTGCAACCCATCGTCAAATCAAACAACGTGTTTGTGTCAACCGCAAACGGGAACGGACGCTTCAATTCGATTCTGGCGTATGGATGCAAGCCGGTCGCTTCCGATGCCGTCGCGATCTCGCGGGTGATTCCGGCGTTCGGGCCATCAACCGCCGTAAGCGTTCCGTTCGGAAAATATGCCAGCCACGCGACGAAATTCGGTGATGTCGGCACGACACCCGCAAAGGTCGAAGTGTCGAAAATCATCACTTGGTTTTCGGTATCCGAACCCGATGCCGATCCGATGCCGGTCACGGATGATTGCTTGATCTTGTAAACGACCGAACCTATGATGACCGCACCGCGATTGACCGTTATCGTACCAGCCGCCGCCGTCAACGTGATCCCCGTTCC
This genomic interval from Acidobacteriota bacterium contains the following:
- a CDS encoding C40 family peptidase, with product MGFTRSQIIQSALDLVGVRFLHQGRDPATGLDCVGLLVEVGKRVEYPHVDDVAAYRRVPSAEVIRQMLNATTDEIAMSDVRDGDVYLMRMGGIKPRHVGFAANYNGRASVLHASASGVRVEDKTNFPASWFVAAFRLRGVLD